The following are encoded together in the Humulus lupulus chromosome 5, drHumLupu1.1, whole genome shotgun sequence genome:
- the LOC133778516 gene encoding beta-hexosaminidase 1-like, translated as MSYAKLNVLHWHVIDEQSFPLEIPSYPNLWRGSYTKWERYTIEDAAEIVNYAKLRGINIMAEVDVPGHGESWGKGYPDLWPNSSCREPLDVSKNYTFDVITGILTDMREIFPFELFHLGGDEVNTDCWNTTPHVKEWLQDKNFTTKEAYQYFVLRAQQIVLSKNWTPVNWEETFNTFAENLHPRTVVHNWLGPGVCPKAVAKGFRCIFSNQGVWYLDHLDVPWHEFYTAEPLEGIDDASQQKLVLGGEVCMWAETADTSNA; from the coding sequence ATGTCATATGCTAAACTTAATGTTCTTCATTGGCACGTCATAGATGAGCAGTCATTTCCTTTAGAAATACCTTCATATCCAAATTTGTGGAGAGGTTCATATACAAAGTGGGAGCGCTATACAATAGAGGATGCAGCTGAAATCGTCAACTATGCCAAACTAAGAGGCATTAATATTATGGCTGAAGTAGATGTCCCTGGTCATGGAGAATCATGGGGCAAAGGATATCCTGATCTTTGGCCTAATTCTTCCTGCAGAGAGCCCCTTGATGTTTCAAAAAATTATACTTTTGATGTAATTACTGGCATTCTGACAGATATGAGAGAGATTTTTCCTTTCGAGCTATTCCACTTGGGTGGTGATGAAGTTAATACAGATTGCTGGAACACTACTCCACATGTGAAGGAATGGCTTCAAGATAAGAACTTTACTACGAAAGAGGCATATCAATATTTTGTACTCAGAGCACAACAAATAGTTCTGTCAAAAAATTGGACTCCTGTGAACTGGGAAGAAACATTCAATACTTTTGCAGAAAACCTTCATCCAAGGACTGTTGTGCATAACTGGTTGGGCCCAGGGGTTTGTCCAAAGGCTGTTGCCAAAGGTTTCAGATGCATTTTTAGCAATCAAGGTGTGTGGTATCTGGACCACCTAGATGTCCCATGGCATGAATTCTACACTGCTGAACCACTAGAAGGAATAGATGATGCTTCTCAGCAAAAGCTTGTCCTTGGAGGAGAAGTTTGCATGTGGGCTGAGACAGCTGatacatcaaatgcttag
- the LOC133834091 gene encoding late embryogenesis abundant protein At1g64065-like has translation MAEKTHQTTKEVPKRNDEESATTTTSSSQEFNRQKRRKIFQYIAIFIVFQIIVISVFVLVVMRVKSPKVTLSDVDLQSLKTATLPSPTFDVVLGAEVRIKNSNFGPYKFEDGVVSFTYEGIVVGQVLIPKGKVGMKSTKEVDVTVSLSSANLAGFGNNNLGSELSAGVLTLSSITVMKGKVELMGIIKKNKAAEMNCFLAFDLPSNMLRTLDCQ, from the coding sequence ATGGCAGAGAAAACCCACCAAACAACAAAGGAAGTACCAAAGAGAAACGATGAGGAATCAGCAACGACAACAACATCATCTTCCCAAGAGTTCAACCGACAAAAGAGGAGAAAGATCTTCCAATACATTGCCATCTTCATCGTGTTTCAGATCATAGTCATCTCAGTGTTCGTACTAGTTGTGATGCGAGTCAAGTCCCCTAAGGTAACGTTATCCGATGTCGACCTCCAATCTCTGAAAACAGCCACGTTACCTTCGCCAACGTTCGACGTCGTTTTGGGGGCCGAAGTTCGCATCAAGAACTCGAACTTCGGACCCTACAAGTTCGAAGACGGCGTCGTTTCGTTCACGTACGAGGGCATCGTTGTGGGACAGGTCTTGATTCCCAAGGGCAAAGTGGGAATGAAGTCGACCAAAGAGGTTGATGTTACAGTGAGTTTGAGCTCAGCAAACTTGGCTGGGTTTGGTAACAATAATCTTGGGAGTGAGTTAAGTGCTGGGGTTTTGACTTTGAGTAGTATCACTGTTATGAAAGGCAAAGTTGAGTTGATGGGGATTATCAAGAAGAACAAGGCTGCTGAGATGAATTGTTTTCTTGCTTTTGATTTACCCTCAAATATGCTTAGGACTTTGGATTGTcagtaa